Proteins co-encoded in one Pseudorhizobium banfieldiae genomic window:
- a CDS encoding acyl-CoA dehydrogenase family protein, with protein MTQNSRTEQKLAELNQPQPWSGINAYRSDPLIVDLTAGLHRSLREEFDSLGHYATSPEAQELARMANESPPKLRTHGPRGERLDVVEFHPAWHALMRRSMSIGLHSSVWESIADAKGSEHKARATRFYLTAQLECGHLCPLTMTSASVAALMASPRVQKEWAPKILSRKYDSSNRPALQKNAITLGMGMTEKQGGTDVRANRSTAERVGEGIYRLSGHKWFMSAPMSDAFVMLAKTNEGIGCFLVPRLLEDGSANGLQFQRLKDKLGNRSNASSEVEFTDAFGYLLGEPGAGIRTILDMVTLTRLDCALASAGIMRASLAEAVHHCRGRTVFGKNLIDQPLMTRVLADMALDVAAATALAFRLADAFDRGASSPADAAFARVMTPVIKYWNCKIAPSLIYEAMECLGGNGYVEERPVARHYREAPVNAIWEGSGNVMALDVLRVLSRGKDLFDLVLSGFERDLGASGRKTIEVLRAAMALCETDEGAARLLVEQLALAAGAAELARLGAGKIADAFLETRLAGGWRSTYGMLDARFDASYIVDLLYPAAN; from the coding sequence ATGACACAGAATAGCCGGACCGAACAAAAGCTTGCCGAACTGAACCAGCCCCAGCCCTGGTCCGGCATCAATGCCTATCGATCTGACCCGCTGATTGTTGATCTGACCGCCGGTCTGCACCGCAGCCTGCGCGAGGAATTCGATTCGCTCGGCCACTACGCCACCTCGCCGGAGGCACAGGAACTGGCGCGTATGGCGAACGAAAGCCCGCCGAAGCTTCGCACCCACGGACCCCGCGGCGAGCGGCTGGATGTCGTGGAGTTCCACCCCGCATGGCACGCGCTGATGCGCCGCTCCATGTCAATCGGGCTGCACTCGTCAGTCTGGGAGAGCATCGCGGACGCCAAGGGGAGCGAGCACAAGGCGCGCGCCACCCGCTTTTACCTGACGGCGCAGCTCGAATGCGGCCACCTCTGCCCGTTGACGATGACCAGCGCCTCCGTCGCTGCCCTCATGGCCTCGCCGCGTGTCCAGAAGGAATGGGCACCGAAGATACTGTCGAGGAAATACGATTCGTCCAACCGGCCGGCGCTGCAGAAGAATGCCATCACGCTCGGCATGGGGATGACCGAGAAGCAGGGTGGCACGGACGTGCGGGCCAACCGATCCACCGCAGAGCGCGTGGGCGAGGGCATTTATCGTCTGTCCGGGCACAAGTGGTTCATGTCCGCCCCGATGAGCGACGCCTTCGTGATGCTGGCAAAGACCAACGAGGGCATCGGCTGCTTCCTCGTTCCGCGCTTGCTGGAGGACGGCTCGGCCAACGGGCTGCAGTTCCAGCGACTGAAGGACAAGCTCGGCAACCGCTCCAACGCCTCCTCTGAGGTCGAGTTCACCGATGCCTTCGGCTACCTGCTGGGCGAGCCGGGCGCTGGGATACGCACCATTCTCGACATGGTCACCCTGACGCGGCTCGACTGCGCCTTGGCTTCGGCCGGCATCATGCGCGCCTCGCTGGCCGAAGCGGTCCACCACTGCCGCGGCCGCACCGTCTTCGGCAAGAACCTTATCGACCAGCCGCTGATGACGCGGGTTCTGGCCGACATGGCGCTTGATGTTGCGGCCGCGACAGCACTCGCCTTCCGGCTCGCCGACGCCTTTGACCGCGGAGCAAGCAGCCCGGCGGACGCAGCCTTCGCCCGCGTCATGACGCCGGTCATCAAGTACTGGAACTGCAAGATCGCGCCGTCGCTGATCTACGAGGCGATGGAGTGCCTCGGCGGCAATGGATACGTCGAGGAGCGCCCGGTGGCGCGGCATTACCGGGAGGCACCGGTCAACGCGATCTGGGAAGGCTCCGGCAACGTCATGGCGCTGGATGTCTTGCGCGTTTTGTCTCGCGGCAAGGACCTCTTCGATCTCGTCCTCTCCGGCTTTGAACGCGACCTTGGCGCTTCAGGCCGCAAAACGATCGAGGTGCTGCGGGCAGCCATGGCGCTCTGCGAGACGGACGAGGGGGCGGCGCGCCTTCTGGTCGAGCAACTGGCGCTTGCCGCC